A part of Rhodamnia argentea isolate NSW1041297 chromosome 8, ASM2092103v1, whole genome shotgun sequence genomic DNA contains:
- the LOC115736761 gene encoding glucan endo-1,3-beta-glucosidase 9 isoform X1, with protein sequence MPPSIPHLLLLHFHLLAIASLVGIAGWSRAWAIGVNWGTASSHPLPPPKVVELLKSNNVSRVKLSDADPDVLRSLSGSGIAVTVGIPNLMLRTLNSSKKAAESWVHDNVTRYFPAGGPRVRIEYIAVGDEPFLLSHGDQFYPFVLGAATQIQAALTKANLGSKVKVVVPCSFDAFQSESNLPSEGHFRPDINKTMIQLLTFLSEHRLPFFASISPFLSLHQSKNISLDFALFKGTARTHNDSHRIYKNSFDLSYDTLVTALYSAGFPQMEIVVAQIGWPTDGAANATSVIAEEFMKALINHIHSKTGTPLRPQNPPSEVYILSLLDEDQRSTSAGNFERHWGVFTFDGQAKYHIDLGQGSRKLWNAQNVKYLSSRWCVVNNNADLSNVTASVLDACSVADCTAVSPGGSCYNIGWPRNVSYAFNSYYQQHDQRVNSCYFGGLGLITTVDPSTDTCRFAVGLQTSHSSILVLPQLLLMSSLFATISMGFVFLI encoded by the exons ATGCCTCCGAGCATCCCTCATCTGCTTCTCCTTCATTTCCATCTTCTCGCGATAGCATCGCTTGTAGGGATCGCCGGATGGTCACGGGCCTGGGCCATCGGCGTCAACTGGGGGACAGCGTCGTCCCACCCCCTGCCGCCGCCCAAAGTGGTGGAGCTCCTCAAGTCCAACAACGTCTCCCGCGTCAAGCTCTCCGACGCCGACCCTGATGTCCTCCGGTCGCTCTCCGGCTCCGGCATCGCCGTCACCGTAGGCATTCCCAACCTCATGCTCCGGACCTTGAACTCCTCCAAGAAAGCGGCCGAAAGCTGGGTCCACGACAATGTCACTCGCTACTTCCCCGCCGGAGGCCCCCGTGTTCGGATCGA GTACATTGCTGTGGGGGATGAACCATTTCTCTTGAGTCATGGAGATCAGTTCTATCCATTCGTCCTAGGAGCAGCCACCCAAATCCAAGCAGCTTTAACCAAAGCAAACTTAGGAAGCAAGGTGAAAGTTGTTGTTCCATGCAGTTTTGATGCATTTCAGTCTGAGTCAAACCTCCCCTCTGAAGGACATTTCAGGCCTGATATCAACAAAACCATGATTCAACTGCTAACGTTTTTGAGTGAACATCGGTTGCCCTTCTTCGCGTCAATATCGCCGTTCCTCAGCCTCCACCAGAGCAAGAATATTTCCCTCGACTTTGCTCTCTTCAAAGGAACTGCGCGGACTCATAATGACAGCCACAGAATATACAAAAACAGCTTCGACTTGAGCTATGATACCCTAGTAACGGCATTGTATAGTGCTGGTTTCCCTCAGATGGAAATTGTTGTAGCTCAGATTGGTTGGCCGACAGATGGAGCAGCTAATGCTACCTCAGTCATTGCCGAGGAATTCATGAAAGCTCTTATAAACCACATCCACAGTAAAACAGGGACGCCACTTAGGCCTCAGAATCCCCCTTCGGAAGTGTACATTTTAAGCCTTTTAGATGAAGACCAACGAAGCACGTCTGCTGGAAATTTCGAGAGACACTGGGGCGTGTTTACTTTTGATGGCCAGGCAAAGTACCACATTGATTTAGGCCAGGGTTCCAGAAAATTGTGGAATGCACAGAACGTCAAGTACCTTTCTTCCCGATGGTGTGTTGTGAACAATAACGCTGACTTGTCCAATGTGACCGCTAGTGTTTTAGATGCTTGTTCTGTTGCTGATTGTACTGCAGTCTCTCCTGGTGGATCTTGTTATAACATCGGTTGGCCTCGCAATGTGTCCTACGCATTCAATAGCTACTACCAGCAGCATGATCAAAGAGTGAACAGCTGTTATTTTGGAGGATTAGGATTGATCACGACCGTCGATCCATCTACCGATACTTGCAGGTTCGCTGTTGGACTACAGACTTCACATTCGTCGATTCTTGTCTTGCCTCAACTTCTGTTGATGAGCTCTCTTTTTGCAACTATTTCGATGGGTTTTGTTTTCCTTATATAA
- the LOC115736761 gene encoding glucan endo-1,3-beta-glucosidase 9 isoform X2 — MPPSIPHLLLLHFHLLAIASLVGIAGWSRAWAIGVNWGTASSHPLPPPKVVELLKSNNVSRVKLSDADPDVLRSLSGSGIAVTVGIPNLMLRTLNSSKKAAESWVHDNVTRYFPAGGPRVRIEYIAVGDEPFLLSHGDQFYPFVLGAATQIQAALTKANLGSKVKVVVPCSFDAFQSESNLPSEGHFRPDINKTMIQLLTFLSEHRLPFFASISPFLSLHQSKNISLDFALFKGTARTHNDSHRIYKNSFDLSYDTLVTALYSAGFPQMEIVVAQIGWPTDGAANATSVIAEEFMKALINHIHSKTGTPLRPQNPPSEVYILSLLDEDQRSTSAGNFERHWGVFTFDGQAKYHIDLGQGSRKLWNAQNVKYLSSRWCVVNNNADLSNVTASVLDACSVADCTAVSPGGSCYNIGWPRNVSYAFNSYYQQHDQRVNSCYFGGLGLITTVDPSTDTCRFCFPYIIL; from the exons ATGCCTCCGAGCATCCCTCATCTGCTTCTCCTTCATTTCCATCTTCTCGCGATAGCATCGCTTGTAGGGATCGCCGGATGGTCACGGGCCTGGGCCATCGGCGTCAACTGGGGGACAGCGTCGTCCCACCCCCTGCCGCCGCCCAAAGTGGTGGAGCTCCTCAAGTCCAACAACGTCTCCCGCGTCAAGCTCTCCGACGCCGACCCTGATGTCCTCCGGTCGCTCTCCGGCTCCGGCATCGCCGTCACCGTAGGCATTCCCAACCTCATGCTCCGGACCTTGAACTCCTCCAAGAAAGCGGCCGAAAGCTGGGTCCACGACAATGTCACTCGCTACTTCCCCGCCGGAGGCCCCCGTGTTCGGATCGA GTACATTGCTGTGGGGGATGAACCATTTCTCTTGAGTCATGGAGATCAGTTCTATCCATTCGTCCTAGGAGCAGCCACCCAAATCCAAGCAGCTTTAACCAAAGCAAACTTAGGAAGCAAGGTGAAAGTTGTTGTTCCATGCAGTTTTGATGCATTTCAGTCTGAGTCAAACCTCCCCTCTGAAGGACATTTCAGGCCTGATATCAACAAAACCATGATTCAACTGCTAACGTTTTTGAGTGAACATCGGTTGCCCTTCTTCGCGTCAATATCGCCGTTCCTCAGCCTCCACCAGAGCAAGAATATTTCCCTCGACTTTGCTCTCTTCAAAGGAACTGCGCGGACTCATAATGACAGCCACAGAATATACAAAAACAGCTTCGACTTGAGCTATGATACCCTAGTAACGGCATTGTATAGTGCTGGTTTCCCTCAGATGGAAATTGTTGTAGCTCAGATTGGTTGGCCGACAGATGGAGCAGCTAATGCTACCTCAGTCATTGCCGAGGAATTCATGAAAGCTCTTATAAACCACATCCACAGTAAAACAGGGACGCCACTTAGGCCTCAGAATCCCCCTTCGGAAGTGTACATTTTAAGCCTTTTAGATGAAGACCAACGAAGCACGTCTGCTGGAAATTTCGAGAGACACTGGGGCGTGTTTACTTTTGATGGCCAGGCAAAGTACCACATTGATTTAGGCCAGGGTTCCAGAAAATTGTGGAATGCACAGAACGTCAAGTACCTTTCTTCCCGATGGTGTGTTGTGAACAATAACGCTGACTTGTCCAATGTGACCGCTAGTGTTTTAGATGCTTGTTCTGTTGCTGATTGTACTGCAGTCTCTCCTGGTGGATCTTGTTATAACATCGGTTGGCCTCGCAATGTGTCCTACGCATTCAATAGCTACTACCAGCAGCATGATCAAAGAGTGAACAGCTGTTATTTTGGAGGATTAGGATTGATCACGACCGTCGATCCATCTACCGATACTTGCAG GTTTTGTTTTCCTTATATAATTTTATGA
- the LOC115736761 gene encoding glucan endo-1,3-beta-glucosidase 9 isoform X3 — protein sequence MPPSIPHLLLLHFHLLAIASLVGIAGWSRAWAIGVNWGTASSHPLPPPKVVELLKSNNVSRVKLSDADPDVLRSLSGSGIAVTVGIPNLMLRTLNSSKKAAESWVHDNVTRYFPAGGPRVRIEYIAVGDEPFLLSHGDQFYPFVLGAATQIQAALTKANLGSKVKVVVPCSFDAFQSESNLPSEGHFRPDINKTMIQLLTFLSEHRLPFFASISPFLSLHQSKNISLDFALFKGTARTHNDSHRIYKNSFDLSYDTLVTALYSAGFPQMEIVVAQIGWPTDGAANATSVIAEEFMKALINHIHSKTGTPLRPQNPPSEVYILSLLDEDQRSTSAGNFERHWGVFTFDGQAKYHIDLGQGSRKLWNAQNVKYLSSRWCVVNNNADLSNVTASVLDACSVADCTAVSPGGSCYNIGWPRNVSYAFNSYYQQHDQRVNSCYFGGLGLITTVDPSTDTCRSHAYLG from the exons ATGCCTCCGAGCATCCCTCATCTGCTTCTCCTTCATTTCCATCTTCTCGCGATAGCATCGCTTGTAGGGATCGCCGGATGGTCACGGGCCTGGGCCATCGGCGTCAACTGGGGGACAGCGTCGTCCCACCCCCTGCCGCCGCCCAAAGTGGTGGAGCTCCTCAAGTCCAACAACGTCTCCCGCGTCAAGCTCTCCGACGCCGACCCTGATGTCCTCCGGTCGCTCTCCGGCTCCGGCATCGCCGTCACCGTAGGCATTCCCAACCTCATGCTCCGGACCTTGAACTCCTCCAAGAAAGCGGCCGAAAGCTGGGTCCACGACAATGTCACTCGCTACTTCCCCGCCGGAGGCCCCCGTGTTCGGATCGA GTACATTGCTGTGGGGGATGAACCATTTCTCTTGAGTCATGGAGATCAGTTCTATCCATTCGTCCTAGGAGCAGCCACCCAAATCCAAGCAGCTTTAACCAAAGCAAACTTAGGAAGCAAGGTGAAAGTTGTTGTTCCATGCAGTTTTGATGCATTTCAGTCTGAGTCAAACCTCCCCTCTGAAGGACATTTCAGGCCTGATATCAACAAAACCATGATTCAACTGCTAACGTTTTTGAGTGAACATCGGTTGCCCTTCTTCGCGTCAATATCGCCGTTCCTCAGCCTCCACCAGAGCAAGAATATTTCCCTCGACTTTGCTCTCTTCAAAGGAACTGCGCGGACTCATAATGACAGCCACAGAATATACAAAAACAGCTTCGACTTGAGCTATGATACCCTAGTAACGGCATTGTATAGTGCTGGTTTCCCTCAGATGGAAATTGTTGTAGCTCAGATTGGTTGGCCGACAGATGGAGCAGCTAATGCTACCTCAGTCATTGCCGAGGAATTCATGAAAGCTCTTATAAACCACATCCACAGTAAAACAGGGACGCCACTTAGGCCTCAGAATCCCCCTTCGGAAGTGTACATTTTAAGCCTTTTAGATGAAGACCAACGAAGCACGTCTGCTGGAAATTTCGAGAGACACTGGGGCGTGTTTACTTTTGATGGCCAGGCAAAGTACCACATTGATTTAGGCCAGGGTTCCAGAAAATTGTGGAATGCACAGAACGTCAAGTACCTTTCTTCCCGATGGTGTGTTGTGAACAATAACGCTGACTTGTCCAATGTGACCGCTAGTGTTTTAGATGCTTGTTCTGTTGCTGATTGTACTGCAGTCTCTCCTGGTGGATCTTGTTATAACATCGGTTGGCCTCGCAATGTGTCCTACGCATTCAATAGCTACTACCAGCAGCATGATCAAAGAGTGAACAGCTGTTATTTTGGAGGATTAGGATTGATCACGACCGTCGATCCATCTACCGATACTTGCAG ATCTCATGCCTACCTTGGCTGA
- the LOC115736762 gene encoding uncharacterized protein LOC115736762 isoform X1 — protein MEVLSSLYWYLPKHEDEDHFSYEEHDGAHCCVMVEEDIEAEFAKITEISSFSGDGEEEEGEVLLLKLNYEEVLSAWSEHGPLYTDDDHYLLPMAATSGCYYVSSSEMVEEKREGKLA, from the exons ATGGAAGTGCTCAGTTCGCTTTACTGGTACTTGCCGAAACACGAGGATGAGGATCATTTTTCTTATGAAGAACATGACGGAGCTCACTGCTGTGTAATGGTGGAGGAAGATATTGAAGCCGAGTTTGCAAAGATTACTGAAATCAGCAGCTTCTCTGGGGACGgcgaagaagaggagggagaggtATTGCTGTTGAAGTTGAATTACGAAGAGGTGCTGAGTGCCTGGTCGGAGCATGGTCCTCTTTACACTGACGATGATCATTACCTGCTTCCCATGGCAGCCACTAGCGGCTGCTACTATGTTAGTTCTTCAGAG ATGGTAGAGGAAAAGCGAGAAGGGAAGCTAGCTTGA
- the LOC115736762 gene encoding uncharacterized protein LOC115736762 isoform X2, with the protein MEVLSSLYWYLPKHEDEDHFSYEEHDGAHCCVMVEEDIEAEFAKITEISSFSGDGEEEEGEVLLLKLNYEEVLSAWSEHGPLYTDDDHYLLPMAATSGCYYMVEEKREGKLA; encoded by the exons ATGGAAGTGCTCAGTTCGCTTTACTGGTACTTGCCGAAACACGAGGATGAGGATCATTTTTCTTATGAAGAACATGACGGAGCTCACTGCTGTGTAATGGTGGAGGAAGATATTGAAGCCGAGTTTGCAAAGATTACTGAAATCAGCAGCTTCTCTGGGGACGgcgaagaagaggagggagaggtATTGCTGTTGAAGTTGAATTACGAAGAGGTGCTGAGTGCCTGGTCGGAGCATGGTCCTCTTTACACTGACGATGATCATTACCTGCTTCCCATGGCAGCCACTAGCGGCTGCTACTAT ATGGTAGAGGAAAAGCGAGAAGGGAAGCTAGCTTGA
- the LOC115736519 gene encoding UDP-glycosyltransferase 87A1-like, with protein MDSQAPTCHVVAMPYPGRGHINPMMNLCKILASQAPHVAVTFVLTEEWLGLIGSDQKPSNISFATIPNVLPSERVRAQHFSEFVEAVFTKMEAPFEEVLHRLRPPPALIMADAFLIWAVGIGNRRNIPVALFWPVAASTFSFFYHLQLLEQKGYLPQNLSEKGEEMVDCIPGIPPTRLTDLVRGKSEQMMQRLRPMFNWVRRARFLLLSSVYEIESHTVDALKPSLSFPIYTVGPSIPYFALEDNPRSNSDSNYITKWLDRQPGSSVLYLSLGSFLSVSSSKMEEIAAGLRDSNVRFLWVVGNEASRLKELLPRGDMGIMVPWCDQLWALSHPSVGGFWTHCGWNSIQEGIYLGLPFLAYPIAFDQGHNCRLVVDEWKVGWRVGEGDIGGLLRKFMDMDDEESRELRRRAEHLRELCRHAIGPHGSSMTNICAFVRDISSVAANIQDIN; from the exons ATGGACAGCCAAGCACCGACCTGCCACGTGGTGGCGATGCCGTATCCCGGACGAGGCCACATCAACCCCATGATGAACCTGTGCAAGATCCTAGCCTCCCAGGCCCCGCACGTCGCCGTCACCTTCGTCCTCACCGAGGAGTGGCTTGGCCTCATCGGCTCCGACCAGAAACCGAGCAACATATCCTTCGCCACCATCCCGAACGTGCTCCCATCTGAGCGGGTCCGGGCACAGCACTTCTCGGAGTTTGTCGAGGCCGTCTTCACCAAGATGGAAGCCCCGTTCGAGGAGGTGCTCCACCGGCTCCGCCCTCCACCGGCCCTCATCATGGCCGATGCGTTCCTGATCTGGGCGGTCGGCATCGGGAACCGGAGGAACATTCCGGTGGCCTTGTTTTGGCCTGTTGCTGCGTccactttctccttcttctaccACTTACAACTTCTTGAGCAGAAAGGCTATTTACCACAGAATTTGTCAG aaaaaggggaagaaatggTGGATTGCATTCCTGGGATTCCTCCGACACGTTTGACGGACTTGGTTCGTGGCAAGAGTGAACAGATGATGCAAAGGCTCCGCCCGATGTTCAACTGGGTCCGTAGGGCACGGTTCCTGTTGCTTTCTTCTGTGTACGAGATTGAATCTCACACGGTCGACGCTCTGAAGCCGAGCCTGTCGTTTCCTATCTACACCGTCGGTCCATCCATCCCTTATTTTGCACTTGAAGACAATCCCCGCTCGAATAGCGACTCGAATTACATTACAAAGTGGCTGGATCGGCAGCCGGGCAGCTCTGTTTTGTACCTGTCTCTAGGAAGCTTCCTTTCAGTCTCGAGCTCCAAAATGGAAGAGATCGCGGCGGGATTGCGGGACAGTAATGTCCGGTTCTTGTGGGTGGTGGGCAATGAGGCTTCCAGGCTGAAGGAGCTGTTGCCCCGCGGCGACATGGGGATCATGGTGCCGTGGTGCGACCAGTTGTGGGCATTGTCGCATCCCTCTGTCGGGGGGTTCTGGACCcactgcgggtggaactcgATCCAGGAGGGCATCTACTTGGGGCTTCCGTTCCTGGCGTACCCAATAGCCTTCGACCAAGGTCACAATTGCAGGCTCGTCGTGGACGAATGGAAGGTCGGGTGGAGGGTCGGCGAGGGCGACATTGGCGGGCTACTTCGCAAGTTCATGGATATGGACGACGAAGAGAGCAGAGAACTGAGGAGGAGGGCCGAACACCTTCGGGAGCTATGCCGCCACGCGATCGGACCGCACGGATCGTCCATGACTAATATCTGCGCCTTTGTTAGGGACATTTCGAGCGTTGCGGCGAACATTCAGGACATTAATTAG